A single window of Doryrhamphus excisus isolate RoL2022-K1 chromosome 5, RoL_Dexc_1.0, whole genome shotgun sequence DNA harbors:
- the LOC131129768 gene encoding tetraspanin-1 yields MGCFTFVKMMMVFFNLLILLSGLTLLAMGIWASVDATSFVQLLGPFASKGMQHVTVACFCLAIGSALVLLGLLGCCGAHKESKCLLLTFFSIVLIIFIAEVAAAVVALTYSSFAEGILRAWATPALQKDYGTDPAVTNIWNTTMTEMKCCGFSNYTDFVGSNFEKENGGLPQSCCLANIAACSPEAAGQSAVQGCFEQILASLKKHANIVGGIAAGIGVLEISAMVVSIYLYCHLDKRAS; encoded by the exons ATGGGTTGCTTCACCTTTGTCAAAATGATGATGGTCTTCTTCAACTTGCTTATCCTG CTAAGTGGCCTGACCTTGCTGGCGATGGGAATCTGGGCCAGCGTGGACGCCACTTCCTTCGTACAGCTTCTGGGACCTTTCGCCAGCAAAGGCATGCAGCACGTCACCGTTGCCTGCTTCTGCCTCGCCATCGGGTCTGCCCTGGTCCTGCTGGGACTCCTGGGCTGCTGCGGAGCCCACAAGGAGAGCAAATGTCTGCTGCTCACA TTCTTCTCCATCGTCCTCATTATTTTCATTGCTGAAGTGGCAGCTGCCGTTGTAGCGCTGACCTACTCGTCGTTT GCTGAGGGGATCCTCCGAGCGTGGGCTACTCCTGCTTTACAGAAGGATTACGGTACCGATCCTGCGGTCACCAACATCTGGAACACCACCATGACGGAG ATGAAGTGCTGTGGTTTCAGCAACTACACAGACTTTGTGGGATCCAACTTTGAGAAGGAGAACGGAGGATTACCGCAGAGCTGCTGCCTGGCTAACATTGCCGCCTGCAGTCCGGAGGCAGCAGGCCAAAGCGCTGTTCAG GGCTGTTTTGAACAAATCCTGGCGTCTCTTAAAAAGCATGCAAACATTGTGGGAGGCATTGCGGCAGGCATTGGTGTCCTAGAG ATTTCGGCCATGGTCGTGTCGATATATTTGTACTGTCACCTGGACAAGAGAGCCAGCTGA